A stretch of DNA from Desulfosarcina ovata subsp. ovata:
CCAGGTTGCACACGGCGATGCCGGCAACGAAATCCGTGTACTGACGCCCCTGGGTATCCCAGACGCTGCAGCCCTTGCCGCGCTGCAAAACGATGGGAAAGCGTTTGTAGGTCGCCGCAATCACCCGATCGGCGGTGTGCATGATTGATTCTGTCATTCTTCTTCTCCGAAAAAAAGTCGGTGGTGAAGGATAGGATTCCTTTAGCCCTTCAGTCTAAATACCTTCCGCCTAAACACCTGTTTTATTCTGTGACTTCCGTTCCGATTCCCCGGTCGGTAAACAGTTCCAGCAAAATGGCATGACGGCGTTTGCCGTTGATGATGGGCACCTTCGGTACCCCGCTCTTGATGGCCGCCAGGGCGTATTCGATCTTGGGAATCATCCCCCCGGAAATACTGCCGTCGGCGATCATGCTTCGAATCGTATCCGCATCAATGGAAGAAATCAGCTGGCCGGCGGCGTCCATCACCCCGTCCACATCGGTGAGCAGGATCAGGCGCCCGGCGGAAAGGGCCATGGCCATATGGCTGGCCACCAGGTCCGCGTTGATGTTGTAGGTCTCGCCCTCGCTGCCGGCACCCACCGGGGCGATGATGGGAATGAATCCTTTTTCCGACAGCGTATGGATGATCGCCGGGTTGATGCGGGTCACCTCCCCCACCATCCCCGGATCGATGATCTCCGGCGGGCTGCCCGCATCGCTCTGATGAACGATGTGCATCTTGCGGGCCTGGATGAGTCCGCCGTCCTTGCCGCTGAGCCCGACGGCCCTGCCGCCCTCCTGGTTGATCTGGGCCACGATGCCCTTGTTGACCTTGCCGCCCAGCACCATCTCGACCACATCCATGGTCGGGCCGTCGGTGAGCCGCATACCGCGCACGAACTGGGGACGGATGCCCATCTGGTCGAGCACGCGGTTGATCTGGGGGCCGCCGCCGTGGACCACCACCGGATTGAGGCCGATGAACTTGAGCAGGGTGATGTCACGGGCGAAATCGGTTTTCAGCTGCTCGTCCACCATGGCGTGCCCACCGTACTTGACCACCACGGTCATGCCGGAAAATTTCCGGATGTAGGGCAGGGCCTCGATGAGGATGTCGGCCACGGTCGAATTGGGAGCAGGGATGGTTGATGGCATAAGAATTCCTGTGATAATTGATAATTATGAATTTTTAATGCTGAATGACGGATGTTTCCCGATTCAAAAACCCAGCAGTAATTTAAAATTCAAAATTCACCATTCAAAATTAGAGAATGTACCGGCTCAGATCTTCATCGTCCTTGATGGCCTTGAGTTTTTCAACCACATAGGCCCCGTCGATGGTCATCTGCGTGGTCTCAAGATCCGGCGCGTCGAAAAGAATATCCTCCAGCAGCCGTTCCATGAGGGTATGCAGGCGCCGGGCACCGATATTTTCCGTGCGCGTGTTGACCTCCTCGGCGATCTCGGCGATCTTCTCCACGGCCTCGTCGGAAAAGACCAGTTCCACGCCTTCGGTTTTGAGCAGGGCCATGTACTGCAGCAACAGCGCATTCTGGGGTTCGGTAAGGATGCGCACGAATTCCTCGCGGCCCAGGGAGTCCAGGGTCACCCGGATGGGAAAGCGGCCCTGCAGTTCCGGAATCAGGTCGGATGGCTTGATCGTGTGGAAAGCGCCCGAGGCGATGAACAGAATGTGGTCGGTTTTGACCGGGCCGTACTTGGTGGTCACCGTGGAGCCTTCCACGATGGGCAACAGATCCCGCTGTACCCCCTCCCGGGAAACATCCGGGCCGTGCCCCTTGCCGCCGCCCCCGGCGATCTTGTCGATCTCGTCCAGGAAAATAATGCCGGCCTGCTCCACACGTTCCACGGCATCCTGGACAACCGCCTCCATGTCCACCAGGTTCTGAGCCTCCTCGGCACTCATGATCTTGAGCGCCTCGGGCACCTTGACCTTGCGGCGCCGGGTGTTCTTGGGCATCAGCGGACCGAGCATGTCCTTGAAGTTGATGCCCATCTCCTCCATGCCGACATTGGAGAAAATCTCGACCATGGGCATGCTGCGATCGGCCACGTCCAGGTCCACATAACGGTTGTCCAGCTTGCCGGCCTTAAGCATCTTGCGCAGTTTTTCGCGGGTGGAATGACCATTTTCGGGCGGCGCACCGACCACCTCCAGGCCACCCTCGCCGCTGTTTTCAGCACGCGGCGGATCCGCCTTGGGCAGCAGCAGGTCCAGCATGCGCTCTTCGGCAATGCGGCCGGCCTTCTCGCGGACCGCTTCCTGGGCCCTGGCGCGGACGGCATTAACCGTCAGTTCGGTCAAGTCGCGCACCATGGATTCCACGTCCCGGCCCACGTAGCCCACCTCGGTGAACTTGGAGGCTTCGACCTTGAAAAACGGCGAGTCGCTGAGCCGGGAGAGGCGCCGGGCGATCTCGGTTTTGCCCACGCCCGTGGGACCGATGAGAATGATGTTTTTGGGGGCGATCTCGTCCCTGAGGTCGTCGGGCACCTGTCGGCGGCGCCAGCGGTTGCGCAGGGCGATGGCCACCGACCGTTTGGCCGCGTGCTGCCCGATGATGTATTTGTCCAGTTCGGCGACGATGTCGCCCGGTTTCAGGTCATTCATGAATCAACAGCTCGTCAATGGTAATCTGGTCGTTGGTGTAGACACACAGGGATGCGGCGATCTTCATGGAGGTCTCGACAATCCGGCGTTCATCCAGCTCGGTTTCGGCCAGCAGCGCCGTTGCCGCCGCCTGGGCGGCCACTCCGCCCGAGCCGATGGCCACGACCCCCTGGTCCGGTTCGATGACATCCCCGTTGCCCGAAATGAGCAGCATGGCCGTGCCGTCCACGGCGATCATCAGCGCCTCCAGGCGGCGCAGGTACTTATCCGCCCGCCAGTCCCGGGCCAATTCCACGGCCGAGCGGGTCAGGTTGCCGTTGTACCGCTCCAGCTTCTGCTCCAGTTTCTCGGTGAGGGTCAGGGCGTCGGCCGTGGCACCGGCAAAACCCACCAGGATGCGCTCCTTGTAAATCCGCCGCACCTTGCGGGCATGGTGTTTGACCACCGTGTTGTTGAGGGTCACCTGGCCGTCGCCGGCCATCACCACACGATCCTTGCCGCGGATGGCCAGGATGGTGGTGCCGTGAAATCGGAGCGGATGGTCTTGCGGATACCTGTCCATGGATGAATCGGGAATTCCTTTCTGGCCCCATCCTATCGCCGGGGATGGGCCTGGTCGTAGGCCGCCATCAGCCGGTCGATGCTTACGTGGGTGTATTTCTGGGTGGTCGACAGGCTTTTGTGACCGAGCAGTTCCTGAACCGTGCGCAAGTCGGCGCCGGCATCGAGCATATGGGTGGCGAAGCTGTGACGGATGCCGTGGGGCGAAATGGGCACCGCCAGGCTGCAGCGCCGGATCAGGGTTTCCAGGATGCGGCCCACGGAACGCGAACTCAGCCGCCCCTTGTTTTTATTGAGAAAGAGCGGACCGTCGCTGGCCGTGTCGATACCGGTCCGCCGGTAGAGCCGGTCGCGATAGGCCTGGATCCGGTCCAGGGCCTTTTGGCCCACGGGAACGATCCGTTCGCGCCCGCCCTTGCCCGACACCCGCACACACCCGGATGCGGCATCCACATCGAACACGTTCAGGCCGGTCAGCTCCGACACCCGGATCCCCGAACCGTAGAGGGTTTCGAAAAGGGCCCGGTTGCGCAACCCCAGGACCGTATCGTCGGCGGTCTGATCCAGCAGCCGGAACATGTCATCCACGGAGAGATAGGACGGCACCGGCCGGCTCTGCTTGGGCGTCAATAGGGTGGCCGTGGGATCTTCGTCGGCCACCCGGTGCCGGACCAGATGGCGGAAAAAAGAGCGCAGGGCCGAGAGCTTGCGGGCAATGGTCGATTTTTCGTTACGCCGGTGCAAAAACCCCAGGTAACCGCGGATCGTCAGCGCATCGATATGCCCCACGGTCAGGGTCTCCAGCCCCTTTTCCGCCACCGACGGCAGTGCCCGGGCCGCATAGGCGGCAAACTCGACCAGGTCCTGGCGGTAGGCCCGGATCGTGTGTGCGGAGTAGCCCTTTTCCGAGGCCAGGGATTCCAGAAAAAGGTCGATCTGCGGTTTCAGCAGCGTTGCGCTCATGGAAACGCGATCTGCCTTTCCAGGGCCGGCCAGGAGTCGACTTCAAGGTAATCGTGGCGATCCTGGTTCCACGGCTGACGGAACACCACCGGTTCGATGCCGGAGGACTTGAGCAGATGGCAGGTCTCCAGGCGATCCTCCACGAACCATTGGATCCGGTTTTCATGCAGCACGTCGATCTTGGCTTCAAAAGAACCGGTGGCCACGATCCGCGCCCGGTGGTGTTGCCCGTCGAGCAGCCCGCGCATCCACCCCTCGATCAGTTCCCCATCCGGGCGGGCGGTTACCATCAGTACGCGGCCGGTGGCCGCGGCAATCCGCCGCAACACCTGCCCGGCACCGGGAATGGGCGCCAGCGTCGCCCGGTAGCGGCCGTCGAGAATCCGGTCCGTGGCTTCCGTCAGCAATGCTTCGTCCAGATCCAGGCACTCGTCCAAGTGGTAGCAGGTGATCTCCTCGTAACGCACCGTGTGAACATCGTAGTGGTCCCTGAGGATATCCAGAAAAAGGTGCATGGTATCGGCAAT
This window harbors:
- a CDS encoding tyrosine recombinase XerC, which translates into the protein MSATLLKPQIDLFLESLASEKGYSAHTIRAYRQDLVEFAAYAARALPSVAEKGLETLTVGHIDALTIRGYLGFLHRRNEKSTIARKLSALRSFFRHLVRHRVADEDPTATLLTPKQSRPVPSYLSVDDMFRLLDQTADDTVLGLRNRALFETLYGSGIRVSELTGLNVFDVDAASGCVRVSGKGGRERIVPVGQKALDRIQAYRDRLYRRTGIDTASDGPLFLNKNKGRLSSRSVGRILETLIRRCSLAVPISPHGIRHSFATHMLDAGADLRTVQELLGHKSLSTTQKYTHVSIDRLMAAYDQAHPRR
- a CDS encoding 5' nucleotidase, NT5C type yields the protein MIDPAALAFDIDGVIADTMHLFLDILRDHYDVHTVRYEEITCYHLDECLDLDEALLTEATDRILDGRYRATLAPIPGAGQVLRRIAAATGRVLMVTARPDGELIEGWMRGLLDGQHHRARIVATGSFEAKIDVLHENRIQWFVEDRLETCHLLKSSGIEPVVFRQPWNQDRHDYLEVDSWPALERQIAFP
- the argB gene encoding acetylglutamate kinase; this translates as MPSTIPAPNSTVADILIEALPYIRKFSGMTVVVKYGGHAMVDEQLKTDFARDITLLKFIGLNPVVVHGGGPQINRVLDQMGIRPQFVRGMRLTDGPTMDVVEMVLGGKVNKGIVAQINQEGGRAVGLSGKDGGLIQARKMHIVHQSDAGSPPEIIDPGMVGEVTRINPAIIHTLSEKGFIPIIAPVGAGSEGETYNINADLVASHMAMALSAGRLILLTDVDGVMDAAGQLISSIDADTIRSMIADGSISGGMIPKIEYALAAIKSGVPKVPIINGKRRHAILLELFTDRGIGTEVTE
- the hslU gene encoding ATP-dependent protease ATPase subunit HslU — translated: MNDLKPGDIVAELDKYIIGQHAAKRSVAIALRNRWRRRQVPDDLRDEIAPKNIILIGPTGVGKTEIARRLSRLSDSPFFKVEASKFTEVGYVGRDVESMVRDLTELTVNAVRARAQEAVREKAGRIAEERMLDLLLPKADPPRAENSGEGGLEVVGAPPENGHSTREKLRKMLKAGKLDNRYVDLDVADRSMPMVEIFSNVGMEEMGINFKDMLGPLMPKNTRRRKVKVPEALKIMSAEEAQNLVDMEAVVQDAVERVEQAGIIFLDEIDKIAGGGGKGHGPDVSREGVQRDLLPIVEGSTVTTKYGPVKTDHILFIASGAFHTIKPSDLIPELQGRFPIRVTLDSLGREEFVRILTEPQNALLLQYMALLKTEGVELVFSDEAVEKIAEIAEEVNTRTENIGARRLHTLMERLLEDILFDAPDLETTQMTIDGAYVVEKLKAIKDDEDLSRYIL
- the hslV gene encoding ATP-dependent protease subunit HslV, which produces MDRYPQDHPLRFHGTTILAIRGKDRVVMAGDGQVTLNNTVVKHHARKVRRIYKERILVGFAGATADALTLTEKLEQKLERYNGNLTRSAVELARDWRADKYLRRLEALMIAVDGTAMLLISGNGDVIEPDQGVVAIGSGGVAAQAAATALLAETELDERRIVETSMKIAASLCVYTNDQITIDELLIHE